One Primulina huaijiensis isolate GDHJ02 chromosome 5, ASM1229523v2, whole genome shotgun sequence DNA segment encodes these proteins:
- the LOC140976849 gene encoding F-box protein CPR1-like yields the protein MRDLPLEIIVDILCRLPVKSLKRFRAVSRWWCLQIDSQDFVKLHLRRSLVSNSNRNLILGGLALYSVDLDSLDKAHVIKPPFYYQSVDSISNSCNGLVVVTSEPPVLWNPFSRYYKILPQTAIGRPNSGDSYCKVTYGFGYDSVNDVYKVVRVEEVRNTITHVWMYSTAKIYSTKSNSWEMIEDFPYPLPFLRGNWRVHVNGALHTLIEKLEHLRSGEFVKIMAFNIETEEHFEVMMPQGVRFRGVHARLDVIGGCLCIVSSNSSGVVIWVMKEYGVKGSWTKLLSIRPPLIERDDFVKPLVYSSDGERILLNCDDKDLAWYNLKKKTVEIVSVDGLPFMFYAEVCVESLVGFDIPGQVKKLGTEKKKRNKSVNKRDDFLSEGFNLVL from the exons ATGCGTGATCTTCCTTTGGAAATCATCGTGGACATACTCTGCCGCCTACCCGTCAAATCCCTCAAGCGATTTCGCGCTGTTTCGAGATGGTGGTGTTTACAGATAGACAGTCAAGATTTCGTCAAATTGCACTTGCGTCGCTCCTTGGTTTCTAATTCCAACCGTAATCTGATTCTGGGAGGCCTCGCCCTGTATTCGGTCGATTTGGATTCGCTCGACAAGGCCCATGTTATCAAGCCCCCTTTTTATTATCAGAGTGTGGACAGTATCAGCAATTCTTGCAATGGTTTGGTGGTTGTGACGAGTGAGCCTCCCGTTTTGTGGAACCCCTTTTCGAGGTATTATAAGATTTTGCCTCAAACTGCTATTGGGCGGCCAAATTCTGGGGATTCTTACTGTAAGGTTACGTATGGTTTTGGTTATGATTCGGTTAATGATGTTTATAAGGTTGTCAGAGTTGAGGAAGTGAGGAACACGATAACCCATGTGTGGATGTATTCTACGGCTAAGATTTACAGCACTAAATCGAATTCGTGGGAGATGATTGAGGATTTCCCTTATCCGCTGCCCTTCTTGAGAGGGAACTGGCGCGTGCACGTCAATGGAGCATTGCATACGCTGATAGAGAAGCTTGAGCACCTGAGATCCGGTGAATTTGTTAAAATAATGGCTTTTAATATTGAGACTGAGGAGCATTTTGAAGTGATGATGCCGCAGGGAGTTCGGTTCAGGGGTGTTCATGCGAGGTTGGATGTGATCGGAGGTTGTCTATGTATTGTTTCTTCCAACTCCTCTGGGGTTGTCATTTGGGTGATGAAAGAATATGGTGTGAAGGGATCATGGACTAAACTGCTATCAATTAGACCACCTTTAATTGAGCGGGATGATTTTGTGAAGCCTTTGGTCTACTCAAGTGATGGTGAACGAATTCTTTTGAATTGTGATGATAAAGATCTTGCTTGGTATAATTTAAAGAAGAAAACTGTTGAAATTGTCTCTGTTGATGGTTTGCCTTTCATGTTTTATGCTGAGGTTTGTGTCGAGAGTCTTGTGGGGTTCGATATCCCGGGACAAGTCAAGAAACTGGGAACagagaaaaagaagagaaataAGAGTGTGAATAAAAG GGATGATTTCTTGTCAGAGGGATTCAACTTGGTGCTATAA